A genomic stretch from Cyprinus carpio isolate SPL01 chromosome A12, ASM1834038v1, whole genome shotgun sequence includes:
- the LOC109112718 gene encoding major facilitator superfamily domain-containing protein 8 isoform X1, translating into MNVPSFMSSCHNTHITCMMHGIIVISNGNADRSRWRSIRVMYFTMFLSSVGFTIVITSIWPYLKNIDESADASFLGWVVAAYSLGQMVASPLFGLWSNHRPRREPLVCSIFINVSANIYYAYVYLPPSYNKIHMLLARTLVGIGAGNVAVVRSYVAGATSLKERTSAMANLSACQALGFILGPALQAVLSFTGETGISVNVIQLQVNMYTAPALLAACFGVINILLVILVLREHFVDDHGKLIHAINYTPEERVDVAPEVEGDIDQIAVFTSNVLFFVILFIFAVFETISTPLSMDMFAWTRKEAVFYNGIILAAIGFESILVFLVVKVVSARIGDRPLLLGSLILIFAGFFILLPWGNQYPKIQWADIQNNTMPTTQLAPTPPSNTSLEPTGCPSEQTWCLFTPVIHLAQYITSDILIGVGYPTCNVMSYTLYSKILGPKPQGVYMGWLTASGSGARTLGPVFVSHVYTILGPRWAFSVICGIVLAAVVLLSAMYKRLIAFSVRHGRVNE; encoded by the exons ATGAATGTTCCATCTTTCATGAGCTCCTGTCATAATACACACATAACATGCATGATGCATGGAATCATTGTAATTAG TAATGGGAATGCAGACAGAAGCCGCTGGAGGTCCATCAGGGTCATGTATTTCACAATGTTCCTTAGCAGTGTTG GTTTTACGATTGTCATCACCTCCATATGGCCATATCTGAAGAAT ATTGATGAAAGTGCAGATGCCAGTTTCTTGGGATGGGTGGTTGCTGCATATAGTTTGGGTCAGATGGTGGCCTCACCCCTCTTTGGATTGTGGTCCAATCACAGGCCTCGGCGAGAGCCTCTAGTCTGCTCTATATTCATCAATGTCTCAGCTAACATTTACTATGCCTATGTCTACCTACCTCCGTCATACAACAAAATTCACATGCTTTTGGCTCGTACACTTGTGGGCATTGGAGCAG GTAATGTAGCAGTTGTGAGGTCTTATGTGGCTGGTGCCACTTCCCTGAAGGAGAGAACCAGTGCAATGGCTAATCTGAGCGCCTGTCAAGCTCTCGGCTTTATACTTGGCCCAG CTCTGCAGGCTGTTTTGTCATTCACTGGAGAGACTGGCATCAGTGTGAATGTCATCCAGCTTCAGGTTAATATGTACACCGCTCCAGCTCTGTTGGCAGCCTGCTTCGGGGTCATTAACATTCTGCTGGTTATATTAGTCTTGAG GGAGCACTTTGTGGATGATCATGGAAAGCTTATCCATGCAATTAACTACACCCCAGAAG AGCGAGTGGATGTGGCTCCTGAGGTAGAAGGTGATATCGACCAGATCGCAGTGTTCACATCTAATGTCCTTTTCTTTGTTATTCTCTTCATTTTTGCTGTGTTTGAAAC TATATCGACTCCTCTATCAATGGACATGTTTGCGTGGACAAGAAAAGAAGCCGTTTTTTACAACGGTATCATATTGGCTGCCATTGGCTTTGAGTCCATCCTCGTCTTCCTGGTGGTAAAAGTGGTCTCAGCACg GATAGGAGATCGGCCACTGCTGCTTGGAAGCTTGATTCTCATATTTGCGGGTTTCTTTATCTTGTTGCCATGGGGAAATCAATATCCTAAAATACAGTGGGCAG ACATTCAGAATAACACTATGCCAACAACACAACTGGCACCCACCCCACCCTCAAACACTTCTCTGGAGCCAACTGGATGCCCGTCTGAACAGACCTGGTGCTTGTTTACCCCTGTAATTCATCTCGCACAGTATATTACCTCTGACATCCTAATTGGAGTGGGATATCCAACATGCAACGTAATGTCCTACACTTTATACTCCAAGATACTGGGCCCCAAACCACAG GGGGTTTACATGGGCTGGCTGACAGCATCAGGAAGTGGTGCGCGGACCCTCGGGCCTGTGTTCGTCTCTCACGTCTACACCATCCTGGGACCCCGATgggccttcagtgtcatatgtgGCATAGTACTAGCTGCAGTTGTTCTCCTTAGTGCTATGTACAAACGACTCATTGCCTTCTCTGTACGCCATGGAAGGGTTAATGAatag
- the LOC109112723 gene encoding tripartite motif-containing protein 14-like, translating into MAEKDFRTLSEEICSFCLVTEARSGTQVIQPFPRSPKLIRRTGAISPKPLELPVLDDLKKERNRTESHLESIKKRQANLNMGSEAMKQQVQECFEELHMALQEDEKAVLDMIEQDRRETSSKLNRILQDWNQHLGLLQKHISTIQSTQQSPAESTKQPFPGDFTCHKKLDRAEEEIKMNEERIHKLTKVLRNISKDLKAQLQRKNLLLDSSNVVIDKQTCHKQIKVTSEGRGLCLSSEDRCIPNDPLRFDQLYCALGSVAIKSGQHYWEVDVHCCSSWAVGMAYGSLQRRGRDKGAKLGRNRSSWSLEFQDGHLTAWHNDRHVALPVTAARAAPNRVGVFVKYQKGRLVFYDAETMRTLQEFSAIQTAVFDRAHHQFTEPLYPAFRFFSPKDKGHHHMEICNLSL; encoded by the exons ATGGCAGAGAAAGACTTTAGGACTTTATCAGAGGAAATCTGTTCCTTCTGTCTGGTTACCGAGGCTCGTTCAGGGACACAAGTTATCCAGCCCTTCCCACGCTCTCCAAAACTGATCAGAAGAACTGGAGCCATCTCTCCAAAACCCTTAGAG CTGCCAGTGTTGGATGACTTGAAGAAGGAGAGGAACAGAACAGAGTCCCATCTGGAATCTATTAAAAAACGGCAAGCAAACCTGAAT ATGGGTTCAGAGGCAATGAAGCAGCAGGTACAGGAGTGCTTTGAGGAGCTACATATGGCTCTGCAGGAGGATGAAAAGGCTGTTCTGGACATGATAGAGCAAGACCGCCGGGAGACCAGCAGTAAACTAAACCGAATTCTTCAAGACTGGAATCAACACCTTGGTCTCCTGCAGAAACACATCAGCACTATTCAGTCAACTCAACAGAGCCCAGCAGAATCCACGAAGCAG CCTTTTCCTGGGGATTTTAC CTGTCATAAGAAACTGGACCGAGCTGAAGAGGAGATCAAAATGAATGAGGAAAGGATCCATAAGCTCACGAAGGTTCTTAGGAACATCTCAAAAGATCTGAAAGCCCAGCTACAACGAAAGAACCTGCTATTAG ACTCCTCTAATGTTGTGATTGACAAACAGACCTGTCACAAACAGATCAAGGTGACCTCAGAAGGACGGGGCCTGTGCCTTTCCTCAGAGGACCGCTGCATTCCCAATGACCCTCTAAGGTTTGATCAGTTATACTGTGCCTTGGGCTCTGTTGCTATTAAATCTGGCCAGCACTACTGGGAGGTAGATGTGCACTGCTGTTCATCATGGGCTGTGGGCATGGCTTATGGCAGCCTACAGAGGAGAGGGCGGGACAAAGGTGCCAAGCTCGGACGGAACAGGAGCTCGTGGAGTCTTGAGTTTCAGGATGGGCATCTCACGGCCTGGCACAACGATCGACATGTGGCACTACCAGTCACAGCAGCTCGGGCAGCACCAAACAGAGTAGGGGTGTTTGTAAAATATCAGAAGGGTCGTTTGGTGTTTTATGATGCTGAGACTATGAGAACGCTGCAGGAGTTTTCAGCCATCCAAACGGCTGTGTTTGACAGAGCGCATCATCAATTCACTGAGCCTCTCTACCCAGCCTTCCGCTTTTTTTCACCCAAAGACAAAGGGCATCATCATATGGAAATATGCAATCTCAGTCTTTAA
- the LOC109099540 gene encoding borealin-2-like isoform X1 yields the protein MAPRRTRKVSQDSEGQHNCDQKIRLTKRKELFIQQFEKEAKDRINEMEANLNKLLATVDRVFKIELMKMPQSLHTTLIKDLMNDNDTSVGEVTMALTCASPEMNKPLSRKPSKKGLNATAGQQRSSGQNKTAAVEGPKKPAKKTLHNSKSTGSLRCASTISAKRTQGRVVKISDQAFGLEGKSRQASRSVGDEMMATATIVTSHGETLFLSEDNKDDISVELLDDAAVDQMRKIKGLMDYLCNKVGFNNTR from the exons atggCTCCACGAAGAACTAGAAAAGTCAGTCAGGATTCTGAAGGGCAGCACAACTGTGACCAGAAAATTAGACTTACCAAGAGAAAGGAGCTGTTTATTCAACAGTTTGAGAAGGAAG CAAAGGACCGGATAAATGAAATGGAGGCCAATCTGAACAAATTACTGGCAACTGTAGACCGTGTCTTCAAAATAGAGCTAATGAAAATGCCGCAGTCCCTGCACACCACGCTGATAAAAGACCTAATGAATG ACAATGACACGTCCGTGGGGGAGGTCACTATGGCACTCACG TGTGCGTCTCCAGAAATGAACAAACCCCTATCTCGAAAACCAAGCAAAAAAG gtttaaatgcCACAGCAGGCCAACAAAGGTCATCGGGTCAAAACAAGACTGCTGCGGTGGAAGGCCCAAAG AAACCTGCTAAGAAGACCCTACACAACAGCAAGAGCACTGGAAGCCTGAG GTGTGCATCAACTATCAGTGCAAAAAGGACCCAAGGACGAGTTGTCAAAATTAGTGATCAAGCATTTGGGTTGGAGGGTAAATCCAG ACAAGCAAGTCGCTCCGTCGGTGATGAAATGATGGCTACAGCAACAATAGTAACTTCCCATGgagaa ACGCTGTTCCTTTCTGAAGACAATAAAGATGACATCAGTGTTGAGTTGCTTGATGATGCGGCTGTAGATCAGATGCGAAAGATCAAG GGTCTAATGGACTATCTGTGTAACAAAGTGGGCTTCAATAACACACGCTGA
- the LOC109099540 gene encoding borealin-2-like isoform X2 has protein sequence MAPRRTRKVSQDSEGQHNCDQKIRLTKRKELFIQQFEKEAKDRINEMEANLNKLLATVDRVFKIELMKMPQSLHTTLIKDLMNDNDTSVGEVTMALTCASPEMNKPLSRKPSKKAGQQRSSGQNKTAAVEGPKKPAKKTLHNSKSTGSLRCASTISAKRTQGRVVKISDQAFGLEGKSRQASRSVGDEMMATATIVTSHGETLFLSEDNKDDISVELLDDAAVDQMRKIKGLMDYLCNKVGFNNTR, from the exons atggCTCCACGAAGAACTAGAAAAGTCAGTCAGGATTCTGAAGGGCAGCACAACTGTGACCAGAAAATTAGACTTACCAAGAGAAAGGAGCTGTTTATTCAACAGTTTGAGAAGGAAG CAAAGGACCGGATAAATGAAATGGAGGCCAATCTGAACAAATTACTGGCAACTGTAGACCGTGTCTTCAAAATAGAGCTAATGAAAATGCCGCAGTCCCTGCACACCACGCTGATAAAAGACCTAATGAATG ACAATGACACGTCCGTGGGGGAGGTCACTATGGCACTCACG TGTGCGTCTCCAGAAATGAACAAACCCCTATCTCGAAAACCAAGCAAAAAAG CAGGCCAACAAAGGTCATCGGGTCAAAACAAGACTGCTGCGGTGGAAGGCCCAAAG AAACCTGCTAAGAAGACCCTACACAACAGCAAGAGCACTGGAAGCCTGAG GTGTGCATCAACTATCAGTGCAAAAAGGACCCAAGGACGAGTTGTCAAAATTAGTGATCAAGCATTTGGGTTGGAGGGTAAATCCAG ACAAGCAAGTCGCTCCGTCGGTGATGAAATGATGGCTACAGCAACAATAGTAACTTCCCATGgagaa ACGCTGTTCCTTTCTGAAGACAATAAAGATGACATCAGTGTTGAGTTGCTTGATGATGCGGCTGTAGATCAGATGCGAAAGATCAAG GGTCTAATGGACTATCTGTGTAACAAAGTGGGCTTCAATAACACACGCTGA
- the LOC109112718 gene encoding major facilitator superfamily domain-containing protein 8 isoform X2 has product MSLMESDENTPLLRGDITSNGNADRSRWRSIRVMYFTMFLSSVGFTIVITSIWPYLKNIDESADASFLGWVVAAYSLGQMVASPLFGLWSNHRPRREPLVCSIFINVSANIYYAYVYLPPSYNKIHMLLARTLVGIGAGNVAVVRSYVAGATSLKERTSAMANLSACQALGFILGPALQAVLSFTGETGISVNVIQLQVNMYTAPALLAACFGVINILLVILVLREHFVDDHGKLIHAINYTPEERVDVAPEVEGDIDQIAVFTSNVLFFVILFIFAVFETISTPLSMDMFAWTRKEAVFYNGIILAAIGFESILVFLVVKVVSARIGDRPLLLGSLILIFAGFFILLPWGNQYPKIQWADIQNNTMPTTQLAPTPPSNTSLEPTGCPSEQTWCLFTPVIHLAQYITSDILIGVGYPTCNVMSYTLYSKILGPKPQGVYMGWLTASGSGARTLGPVFVSHVYTILGPRWAFSVICGIVLAAVVLLSAMYKRLIAFSVRHGRVNE; this is encoded by the exons ATGTCACTTATGGAGTCTGATGAAAACACTCCGCTTCTCAGAGGCGATATTACAAG TAATGGGAATGCAGACAGAAGCCGCTGGAGGTCCATCAGGGTCATGTATTTCACAATGTTCCTTAGCAGTGTTG GTTTTACGATTGTCATCACCTCCATATGGCCATATCTGAAGAAT ATTGATGAAAGTGCAGATGCCAGTTTCTTGGGATGGGTGGTTGCTGCATATAGTTTGGGTCAGATGGTGGCCTCACCCCTCTTTGGATTGTGGTCCAATCACAGGCCTCGGCGAGAGCCTCTAGTCTGCTCTATATTCATCAATGTCTCAGCTAACATTTACTATGCCTATGTCTACCTACCTCCGTCATACAACAAAATTCACATGCTTTTGGCTCGTACACTTGTGGGCATTGGAGCAG GTAATGTAGCAGTTGTGAGGTCTTATGTGGCTGGTGCCACTTCCCTGAAGGAGAGAACCAGTGCAATGGCTAATCTGAGCGCCTGTCAAGCTCTCGGCTTTATACTTGGCCCAG CTCTGCAGGCTGTTTTGTCATTCACTGGAGAGACTGGCATCAGTGTGAATGTCATCCAGCTTCAGGTTAATATGTACACCGCTCCAGCTCTGTTGGCAGCCTGCTTCGGGGTCATTAACATTCTGCTGGTTATATTAGTCTTGAG GGAGCACTTTGTGGATGATCATGGAAAGCTTATCCATGCAATTAACTACACCCCAGAAG AGCGAGTGGATGTGGCTCCTGAGGTAGAAGGTGATATCGACCAGATCGCAGTGTTCACATCTAATGTCCTTTTCTTTGTTATTCTCTTCATTTTTGCTGTGTTTGAAAC TATATCGACTCCTCTATCAATGGACATGTTTGCGTGGACAAGAAAAGAAGCCGTTTTTTACAACGGTATCATATTGGCTGCCATTGGCTTTGAGTCCATCCTCGTCTTCCTGGTGGTAAAAGTGGTCTCAGCACg GATAGGAGATCGGCCACTGCTGCTTGGAAGCTTGATTCTCATATTTGCGGGTTTCTTTATCTTGTTGCCATGGGGAAATCAATATCCTAAAATACAGTGGGCAG ACATTCAGAATAACACTATGCCAACAACACAACTGGCACCCACCCCACCCTCAAACACTTCTCTGGAGCCAACTGGATGCCCGTCTGAACAGACCTGGTGCTTGTTTACCCCTGTAATTCATCTCGCACAGTATATTACCTCTGACATCCTAATTGGAGTGGGATATCCAACATGCAACGTAATGTCCTACACTTTATACTCCAAGATACTGGGCCCCAAACCACAG GGGGTTTACATGGGCTGGCTGACAGCATCAGGAAGTGGTGCGCGGACCCTCGGGCCTGTGTTCGTCTCTCACGTCTACACCATCCTGGGACCCCGATgggccttcagtgtcatatgtgGCATAGTACTAGCTGCAGTTGTTCTCCTTAGTGCTATGTACAAACGACTCATTGCCTTCTCTGTACGCCATGGAAGGGTTAATGAatag